The proteins below are encoded in one region of Leishmania mexicana MHOM/GT/2001/U1103 complete genome, chromosome 27:
- a CDS encoding putative acyl carrier protein: protein MQRSVIRRLGNRSAFPLVAAVARPSQIRGAVRVGSGFHARVIPSFMCSLRAYSSGHNEESSSRSGQYLLDKNDVLTRVLEVVKNFEKVDASKVTAEAHFVNDLGLNSLDVVEVVFAIEQEFILDIPDHDAEKIQSIPDAVEYIAQNPMAK from the coding sequence ATGCAGCGCTCAGTTATTCGTCGTCTGGGCAATCGCTCAGCGTTTCCCTTagtcgctgctgtggctaGGCCCTCACAGATACGAGGTGCTGTCCGTGTCGGTTCAGGATTTCATGCTCGCGTTATCCCTTCTTTCATGTGCTCGCTGCGAGCGTACTCCAGCGGCCACAACGAGGAGTCATCTTCCCGCAGTGGTCAGTACCTGCTTGACAAGAACGACGTCCTCACCCGTGTCTTGGAGGTAGTGAAGAACTTTGAGAAGGTCGATGCCTCCAAGGTGACCGCTGAGGCACACTTTGTGAACGATCTGGGTTTGAACTCTCTCGATGTAGTGGAGGTTGTGTTTGCCATCGAACAAGAATTCATTCTAGACATCCCAGATCACGATGCGGAGAAAATCCAGTCCATTCCTGACGCCGTCGAGTACATTGCACAAAACCCCATGGCCAAGTAA
- a CDS encoding putative methylmalonyl-coenzyme a mutase yields MMRRVPVLLSAAYPPEWIAAAKKELKNRDPSTLTIHSINGFDIKPLYLADDVESHQALPGFFPYTRGVHSTMYTGRPWTIRQYAGFSTAEESNNFYKAALKNGQQGLSVAFDLATHRGYDSDHPRVAGDVGMAGVAVDSVEDMKLLFNDIPLDKVSVSMTMNGAVIPVLAFFAVAAEESGVSQEKLRGTIQNDILKEFMVRNTYIFPPTPSMRILGDVMAYLSKRQPKFNSISISGYHIQEAGAHNALELAFTIADGLEYIRCAEECGLTVDDVAPRFSFFFGIGMNFYCEIAKLRAARMLWATYVKKKFNPKNPKCLLLRTHSQTSGWSLTEQDMENNIIRTTIEAMAAVMGGVQSLHTNAFDEAVALPSVQSSRIARNTQIIIQEETQICSVVDPWGGSYMMEALTQEMMKRASAIIDDVEAKGGMTKCIEEGFPKLMIEESAARRQAAIDSGAETIVGVNKYVNPVDKVHETLRIDDKKVRAGQVAALEKLKATRDNAKVQEMLKKVTEACKDAKINILEVAIEAARARATLGEITSAMEEVYDRYVPKSQVVQGVYYNSYLRESSKEDQNHISAVKARIDAFAAKEGRRPRIMVAKIGQDGHDRGAKVVATGLADMGYDVDIGPLFQTPEEVARHAVENDVHICGASSLAAGHRTLIPQLIQELKKLGADDIIVTAGGVIPPDDYQSLYDAGVKLIFGPGTPIPKCAEQMIEVLEACQK; encoded by the coding sequence ATGATGCGTCGGGTTCCTGTCTTGCTCTCCGCAGCATACCCACCTGAGTGGATTGCTGCGGCGAAAAAGGAGTTGAAGAACCGTGACCCATCGACCTTGACCATTCATTCTATCAACGGATTCGACATCAAGCCGCTTTACCTCGCCGATGATGTCGAGAGTCACCAGGCGCTGCCTGGGTTCTTCCCATACACCCGTGGCGTCCACTCGACGATGTATACTGGCCGACCGTGGACTATTCGGCAGTACGCTGGCTTCTCCACTGCTGAGGAGTCCAACAATTTCTACAAGGCCGCCCTCAAGAACGGACAGCAAGGTCTCTCTGTCGCGTTTGATCTGGCGACGCACCGCGGCTACGACTCTGATCATCCGCGCGTGGCCGGTGATGTTGGTATGGCTGGTGTTGCGGTGGATTCAGTTGAGGACATGAAGCTACTCTTCAACGATATTCCGCTGGACAAGGTGAGTGTTTCCATGACTATGAATGGCGCTGTCATCCCTGTTCTCGCCTTTTTCGCGGtagcggcggaggagagcggtGTCTCGCAAGAAAAGCTGCGCGGAACCATTCAGAACGACATATTGAAGGAGTTCATGGTGCGCAACACGTACATTTTTCCTCCCACTCCTTCAATGCGCATCCTTGGTGATGTTATGGCCTATCTGAGCAAGCGTCAGCCGAAGTTCAATAGTATTAGTATCAGTGGCTATCACATCCAAGAAGCAGGTGCTCACAATGCCTTGGAGCTAGCATTCACCATCGCCGACGGTCTCGAATACATCCGCTGCGCCGAAGAGTGCGGTTTGACGGTGGACGATGTGGCGCcgcgcttctccttcttctTTGGCATTGGCATGAACTTTTACTGCGAGATTGCGAAACTTCGGGCTGCCAGGATGCTGTGGGCAACGTACGTGAAGAAGAAGTTCAATCCCAAGAATCCTAAATGTCTGCTTCTGCGAACGCACTCACAGACGTCCGGCTGGTCGCTAACCGAGCAGGACATGGAAAACAACATCATTCGGACGACGATCGAGGCCATGGCTGCTGTGATGGGCGGTGTGCAAAGTCTGCACACAAATGCCTTCGATGAGGCAGTGGCACTTCCGTCAGTACAGAGTTCTCGTATCGCGCGTAACACGCAGATTATTATTCAGGAAGAAACACAGATTTGCAGCGTTGTTGACCCATGGGGTGGCTCGTATATGATGGAGGCTCTGACGCAGGAGATGATGAAGAGGGCGTCCGCAATCATTGATGATGTGGAGGCGAAGGGCGGCATGACCAAATGCATCGAGGAAGGCTTCCCCAAGCTGATGATAGAGGAgagcgccgcgcggcggcaggcggccATTGATTCTGGCGCAGAGACCATTGTTGGTGTTAACAAGTACGTCAACCCAGTCGATAAGGTTCATGAGACGCTTCGCATCGATGACAAAAAGGTACGTGCAGGTCAGGTTGCTGCCTTGGAGAAGCTGAAGGCTACCCGCGACAACGCCAAGGTACAGGAAATGCTCAAGAAAGTGACGGAAGCTTGTAAGGACGCAAAGATCAATATTCTCGAGGTTGCCATTGAGGCTGCGCGGGCACGTGCGACGCTTGGCGAGATTACTTCTGCTATGGAGGAGGTCTACGACCGTTACGTTCCAAAAAGCCAGGTAGTGCAAGGCGTCTACTACAATTCCTACCTGAGAGAGAGTAGCAAGGAGGATCAGAATCACATCTCGGCCGTCAAAGCTCGCATCGACGCCTTCGCTGCGAAGGAAGGCCGTCGGCCGCGTATTATGGTGGCCAAAATAGGTCAGGACGGACACGACCGTGGCGCAAAAGTGGTAGCCACTGGTCTTGCCGACATGGGCTATGATGTAGATATTGGCCCGCTCTTCCAGACTCCCGAGGAGGTTGCCCGCCATGCTGTCGAGAACGATGTGCACATCTGCGGCGCTAGCTCACTGGCTGCAGGTCATCGAACGCTGATTCCGCAGCTCATCCAGGAGCTGAAGAAGCTTGGTGCCGACGATATCATCGTCACTGCCGGCGGCGTTATACCACCTGATGACTACCAGAGTCTCTATGACGCCGGGGTAAAACTCATCTTTGGTCCCGGTACGCCCATACCGAAGTGTGCTGAACAGATGATCGAGGTCCTTGAGGCTTGTCAAAAATGA